AACACCCTCCTTCACCAGGCTCTCGATCTGCCCGAGATCCTGGATCAACTTCTCGCGGTCGGCAAAGTCGTCCGCCATTTCGGCGCGCAGCTTCATGCGGGTAATCGGAGTCTGCAGATCGTGGGAAATGGCGGCGAGGATCTGAACGCGCTCTTCGAGATACTGGGCGATGCGGTCACGCATCGCGTTGAACGCGCTCGCCGCATAGGCGACCTCGGTCGGCCCGGTTTCGCTGAGCCGCGGCGTATTGCGATTGGGGTCAAGCGTATCGGCCGCCGCTGCGAGGTTGACGAGTGGGCGGACCGCCTGGCGCATCGCAAACCAACTGCATAAAATCAAGAGCGCGAGTTGGGCAAGCAACACGAAAGGCAGCCAGTCAGCTAGCGGCATCACCCCCTTGGGATAGACGTCGATCGTCAGTGGCGACCCGTCGCTCAAGGTCAGATGCGCTTGCACGTGGCGGCGATCGCCGGGAACCGTCTCGACTTTGACCGGATATTGCGGGCCGGTCGCACGCTGGATGTTGGCGGAGAGCTCTATGGTTGCCGGATCGAGTGACGGGTTGCCAGGAACGCCTGGGCCGAGAATGAAACCGTAATTGTCTCGGCTCAGGCGGTTGAGCCACGCGCCGCGCTCGGTCGCGGGTAGGCGATCGAGTATCGCGATCGACGTCGCGATGTCGTTTTCCAGCGTGTTGAACATGACGGACTTCGCCGCGACGTAGCGCTCGAAAAACAGAACCGTGAACGACATGACATGCGCGATGGTGAGACCGGCCAGCAGGATAACGAAGAGCCGCGCCCTAAGTGTGCGCGGCCATAGCCGGATGCCTTTTGGCTCTGCGCTAGTCGTCATTCACGCGCCTCCACGATCTCGATGGGCACCGAGAAGACGTAACCTTCGCTGCGCACCGTCTTGATGTAGATCGGTTCGCGAGCGTCATCGCCGAGCCGCTGGCGGACCCGGCTGACGAGCAGATCGATCGACCGATCGAAGAGTTCGGCCTCGCGCCCTTGGGTGAGGTTGAGCAATTGGTCGCGGTTGAGCACGCGCTGGGGGTGGTCGATGAATACCTTCAGCAGCCGATACTCGGCGCCGCTGAGCGCGATTACGGTGCCGTCCGCGTCGATCAGGTGCCGGGCGGTGGTGTCGAGCTTCCACTGACCAAAGCGCAGTAGCTGTCCGGCCTCCGAAATCTGCAGGTTCGGCGGCAGCATGCGCGCGCGCCGGAGCACCGCCTTGATGCGGGCGAGCAGTTCGCGCGCGGAGAACGGCTTGGAGAGATAGTCGTCGGCACCCATCTCGAGGCCCAGGATCCGGTCCATCTCGTCGCTGCGGGCCGTCAGCATGATGATCGGGATCGCCTTGTGTTTGCCAGCGCGCAGTTCACGGCTGAGCACGAGCCCGTCGTCGCCTGGCATCATCACATCGAGCACGATGAGATCGACGGTATCGCCCTCGAGGAAGCTGCGCATCTGTCGCCCGTCGGCAACGGCCGTTGCGCGCAACCCGTTCTTCTTGAGGTAACCCGACACGAGTTCGCGGATCTCGCGGTCGTCATCGACAATCAACACGTGGTCGATATGCTCCATCGAGCAAACTCCTCAAATCCGGTTTGGTCTTGGCTTCCCTGGCGGCTTTACCCGGCCAAGGTCGAAGGCATCCGAGCAGCCCCATTGGCGCCTGGGATATGTCCTCGGTGTGTTCGCAACATCCAGACTTGCATGAGAATGTAATGCAAGCACCTCCAGATACATTTCGACACAAATTTGCAAACGAAACCCGCCGCTTGCTGTCAGGCGGCGGGTTTCGAGATCGCCCTGTCCGCGGCGTCAGCCCTTTGCCTGAGCTACCAGCTTGGCGCGATACTGCGCGGTTGGAAGGCCGCCCCAGCCCCAGTTGTCGAGTTCGACTTCCTCGATGACCACATAGGTCGATTCCAGCGGCTTGTTGAGCACGTCGAGCAGGACCTGGCTCACGCCCTTGATGATTTCAGCCTTCTCCTCGGCCGTGACTGCCTTGCGGTCCGGCGTGGTACCTTCGCGGGTCACCTGAACTGTTACGATCGGCATTGTCGTTTCCTCTTCAGATCTGGATGGTGATGGCACCATCAGGTGCCGCCTACTTGTGCGATGGCTAGCGAGGCGCGGGGCGGCTAAGATTGGGCCACTCGCGCCTCAGTCTTGCTTACCAGCGCCCGGCGTTCTGCCCGCCGTCTACATGCAGGATCTCGCCGGTGACGAAACCGGCGCCCTCCAGATAGAGGACGGCGTCGACGATATCGCGGATTTCGCCCATGCGCCCGACCGGATGCAGCGTCGAGAATGCTGCGTGGGTTTCCGGTGCGTGCATCGGGGTCTTGATGATGCCCGGCGAGACGGCATTGACGCGAACGCCGGTCTTGGCAAATTCAATGGCGAGCGCCTGGGTCACGGAATTCAAGCCACCCTTGGTGATAGATGCAAGCGCCGCCGGAACACCGGCGATCGGCTGGTTCACGAGGCTGGTGGTGATGCTGACGATGTGGCCGGAGCCCTGCTTCAGCAGCTCGCGGGCCGCGTGCTGGGTGATGTGGAAGAAACCGGCGACGTTCACCCCGAGGTTCAGGTCGTAGTCCTCCTGGGTGAATTCGGTGAACGGCTTGGCGGTGAAAACGCCGGCGTTGTTGACCAGCGTATCGATGCGGCCAAACCGCTCAAGACCCAGGCGAACGACCCGCTCGGCAGTCTCCGGCTTGCTGATGTCGCCCGCGACGCTGAGGATTCCGGCGTCCGAGCTTTCCTGGATGGACCGGGACGTGGCGATGACGCGGTAGTTGCGATCGCGGTAGGCCTGAACCAGGGCGGCGCCGATACCCTGCGATGCACCGGTGATGATGGCGACCTTCTGCTCATTGCTCATGGATGTGATCCTTATTCGATTGCAACGGGCGTTTCGCTTGGCCCGTCCTCCGCCCTCGGCGTTGGTGCAATCAGATTTAGACCCATCCGATGTGTGGGAGAATTGATGCCATACGGCGCTCAGTCGGCCGTAAATCGGCATAATTAGCTGAACGTGCCGGCGTCCGTTGCCATGCGTGCGAACTCGGTTCTGAGGCGCGGCAGCGCGAAATCTGCAAAGGCCCGGACCTTCGGAACCGACATGCGGCCCTGCGGCGCAAGAAGATGCACAGGCATCGCGGGATGTTCCGCATCAGCCAGTACGATCTTCAGGCGTCCGTCACAGACATGGCGGGCGACATGATAGGAGTAGAGCCGCGTGAGGCCAGTACCGGCGACGGCGGAGTCGGCGGCAGCACGTACGCTGTTGACGATGCATCGCGGTGTGAACTGCACCGTACGCGGGATCAAGGAGCCCTCGGCCGGCGTGAATGCCCAGGAATCGAGGCCGAAGTTGGTGAAGGCGACGATATGGTGCTTGGCGAGATCGGCCGGCTCGTCGATCCGCGGGTGGTTGGCGAGATAGCGGGGCGAGGCGACGACGACGCGCCTGATATCGCCGCCGATCCGTGTCGAGATCAGCGAGGAGTCGGCGAGGTGGCCGATGCGCAGCGCGATGTCGACACCCTCGTCGACAAGGTTCACGAAACGATCAAGCAGGAGCAGCCGGGCCGAGACCGCTGGATTGAGGTTGAGAAAGTCGTCGAGGATAGGACGCAGTACCTCCTCGCCGACGATCGGCGGCGCGGAAATCGTCAGCGTGCCGCGAGGGGCCGCTCGTTCGCCACCTGCGAGCATGTCGGCCTCTTCGAGATCGATCAGCACCCGGCGGCAGGCCGTCGCATATCGCTGACCCGCTTCGCTGAGCTTCAGCGATCGCGTCGTTCGATGTAGCAATTCGACCCCGACGTGAGCTTCAAGCAGGTTCAGGGCGCGGCTGACCGCCGTCGGCGATCGCTTCAGCCGTCGGGCGGCCGCCGCCAGGCTGCCTTCGTCGACCGCGGTCACGAAGACTTTCATTGCATCGATACGATCCATTCTGCCGCCTTTCGCGATGATCCTTGCCAGATGGCAAGCATCCACCCGCAGTCCGGTGGAAGTAAAGAGGCAGGCTCGGTTCTCGCGTCAGAGGGACCAGGCCACGATCCTTCATGATGGCGATCAATCGGCGAACAGCTTCCCGATCAGGTCAGCGGCCGAGCCCTGCCAAAGTTCACCCTTGCCGGTACCCGCCCAAAGGGAAAGGAAGTCTGGCGATCCCTTTGCAGCGGATGCCCCCCTGATATCGCGGGTGAACTTGTTCTGAGCGGGGAAGGGCATCACCGCAGCGGCGTCCACCTCGTTCATGAAGCGGTTCGCGACGCCGCGGGCAAACCGCCCGGAGAAGGCGCGTGTCGTGCGCGTTATCCGTTCCACGCCTTGCAGCGCAGTGCGATAGGGTGCCGAGGTTCCGGCTTCGGTGGTCGAAAGAAAGGCCGTCCCCATCTGCACGGCGCTGGCGCCCATGGCGAGCGCCGAACGGATATCCGCGGCGGTCATGATGCCGCCTGCTGCGATCAGCGGAACCTTCATCTTCCCACGACTTTGCGCCAACAGATCCGCAAGACCAAGTTCGGGATCCGCGGCACTCGGGTCGAAAATACCGCGGTGACCACCGGCCTCAAAACCCTGGAGGGTGATTGCATCGACGCCGCTCTCTTCGAGTGCCTGCGCCTCTTCCGGCGTCGTCGCCGTGCCCACGATCAGCATCCCTGCTTTGCGCGCGGCCCGCATGTGCTCGGCAGGTAAAACGCCGAAGACGAAGCTGAGGACTTCCGGCTTTGCCTGCAGCACGGCATCGAACTGCTGATCGAAGTCCTCTTCGTAGGGCGTCGAAAACTGCGGCTTTGGCAGATCCAGTTCGGCGCGATACTTGGCCGTTGCCGCCACGGCCCGCTCGATCATTGCAGCTTCAACCTGCGGCTGCGGGTGCTGGATGAAGAGGTTGATCGCGAACGGACGGTCGGTGCGCGCGCGAACCTTCTCGACGAACCCAGTGATGGTGGCCGGGGTCGAGTAGGCCGCGCCGATGGAGCCCAGCGCTCCGGTTTCCGACGATGCTATGACGAGTTCCGGCGACGAGGGGCCGCCGGCCATCGGCGCGACGATCAACGGGTACTTCAGGCCAAGTTTCGCCAGGGGATCGCGCATGTTCTATGTCCTCGCTGCTTGTTGCCTGCCATGTGGCGGCGGTGCAGACTTAGGGTGAGATGCAGTCGACACAAGATGAGCCGCCGCTATTCGCGCGATTATCTTGCGATGTGTGCGCTCCATGGAAACGCGTCTCGACCTTTGTCGGGTTTTCGCCGGTCGCGCTGTGGGATCGCCAACCTTGCGGCGCGTGGTTGCCGTGAGGTCGATTGGCTGGCACTGTCATGCATGCTGAACCGTTCCCATGAGGACACTGATGTCGCAACAGACGGACAAACAAGATCCACCTCCGCGCCTGATCGACAACTATCGGCCGGTACAGTTGAAGGCCGTGCTCGCCGCCTGCGCCGTGAAGCATCGCGAACCGCCACCGCCTCCGCCGGAAGAGCGCTTCTATGGCGCGCAACTGCCGGAGGGATTTCATCTCCCGCAATCGGTCTACGACGACTAAACGCCATTTTCGCAATCAGTTGCTTGCAAGCGTCCAGGCCATGCCTGCAAGCGCACATGCAAGCAGCGTCGTGATCACCGAGGCATTGAAGCGGAAGATCGCGACGCCGGCCGCAAGCGTCAGCAGGAGCGATGGCATCACCAGCGACTTCAGCACCGGCACGTCGAGTGCGAACGGCCCCAATTGCCACGTTACTTGCTCCGCAAACAGTGTGTGCAGCCCGAACCAGACGGCGAGGTTGAGGATTACGCCGACGACGGCAGCGGTAATCGCCGACATTGCACCCGTTAGCGCGGCATTGCTCCGCAGCCGCTCAATGAAAGGTGCCCCGAGGAAGATCCAGAGGAAGCAGGGCACGAAGGTAACCCAGGTGGTCAGCATCGCCCCCAAAGTCGCCGCCATCATCGGGTGGAGCGCGCCGGGAGCGCGGTAGGCGCCCATGAATCCGACGAACTGTACCACCATGATCAGCGGTCCGGGCGTCGTCTCGGCCATGCCGAGCCCGTCTAGCATCTCGCCGGGTTTGAGCCAACCGTAGTGCTGGACGGCTTCCTGGGCGACATAGGCAAGCACGGCATAGGCGCCGCCAAAGGTGACGACCGCCATCTGGCTGAAGAACAGGCCGATCTGGCTGAAGACGTTGTCCCGGCCGAGGAAGATGACGACCAGCGCTAAGGGCACGAGCCATAGCGCGAGCAGGACGCCGGAAATCCGCAGCGACCATGCAAGGTTCGGGCGGGCATGTGCGGGGATTTCCTCGCCGAGCGCAGAATCCTCGTCCTTCAGAACCGGGCCGCTGCCGCCCTTGTGCCCGCCACCGATGCGAAAGAGCGGAGATCCGGAACGGGCGCCGATGTAGCCAAGCACGCCGGCTGCCAGGATGATCAGCGGGAAGGGCACTCGGAAAAAGAAGATGGCGATGAAGGCAACCGTCGCGATGCCGATCATCATTCGGTTCTTGAGTGCGCGGCCGCCAATGCGAAAGACGGCCTGGACGACGACCGCGAGCACGGCGGCCTTGAGGCCGAAGAAGAGGCCTTCGACGACAGTGACATTGCCGAGGGCGGCGTAGATGTAGCTAAGGCCGAGGATCGCCAGGAAGCCCGGAAGCACGAACAGAAGTCCGGCAACAAGGCCGCCGGCCGTTCTATGCAGGAGCCAGCCGATATAGACAGCAAGCTGCTGCGCCTCCGGGCCGGGCAGAAGCATGCAATAGTTCAGCGCATGCAGGAAGCGATGCTCGCCGATCCAGCGTTTTTCATCGACGAGGATACGGTGCATGACCGCGATCTGACCGGCTGGTCCGCCAAAGCTCAGCGCCGCAATTCGCGCCCAGACCCGCACCGCTTCGCCGAACGAGATGCCGTGGCTTTGCCCTTGCCGCGCCACATCGGGCGCGGCCTTGTCAGCAATATCGGTCATCTCAAAGGTCCTTCTTGGGCGAGGGCCAGTTATGCGTCTCATTGGTCGCATCCCGACACCAACGATAGAAGGCATCGTAGAGCAGCATTCCCGCCTCCAACTGCTCCAGGTCGTCGGCATACATGCGGGAGAGACCGAGGGAAGCGGCGAGCAGGCCCGGCGCCTCGGGCGCCAGCTCGAGGCGCGCGGTGTCGGCTCCGCGCACGATGGTCGCGAGCCGGAGCAACGGCGTGGTTGCAAGGCCGAACTGCTCCACCATGACATCGAATGTGCAGAGTTCGCCGCGGTGGCTCCAACGGATCGGCGCATCGATATCGAATGGCGTTGCGCCGAAGCGTTCGCCGACCATTTCGGCTTCCGACGGCGCCACGTACAGGAACACCGCCTTCGGATCGACGAAGCGTCGGATCAGCCAGGGGCAGGCGATACGGTCGATCTTCGGCCGCGCTCGCGTAACCCAGACGGTCCGTCCGCTTGCATCCCGTTCGGGTATCGCGGAAACGGGCACGCTCGGATAGCCGGCGCTGGCCCAGGCCTCGAAGCCACCTTCGAGCACGTCGGCAGCAATGCCCGCATTGCGAAGCCAGGCGGCAACGCCATGGCTGAGCTTCTTACCCTGCTGGCAGATGATGATTGCCGAAGCCTTGGCAACATCGTCGATCCAACTCTGCATCTGGCGATAGTCGCGCCTGTAGGAACCCGGGATGAGCCGGGGATCGGCATCGAAATCGTCATCGATCCTGACGTCGATCAATTCAGGGCAGTGCGGTGTGCCGATGAGGCGGGAGAGTTTTTCCGAGGAAATTTCAAGAAATGACGACATGACGCGTCCTCCGGATGAGCGGTTCTATGGACGCGATGCTTCGGCTGGCGCCTCATGGGGTGATCGCACCCCCATGCTTGAAGTTTTCCGCTCTTTCACCGGGCTGTCAAGCCGGCAGCCAGGAAACGTAGAACGTCTTGAGGCCCGCTGTCCTGAGTGCGGAAGGGCGCCGCACTCAGGACGCAGACGCGCGGCGTGTTCGGGCTATTTGCCGGCGTCCTTGGCTGCGGTCTCGATGATCTCGGCGACCGTTTGCGCTTGCGAGGCGAAAACGGCGTGGCTTGCCTTGACTTCACTCACCTGGCTGCCGGCGCGCTTCGCCATGCTTCGTTCAAGCTCCGGATTGATGGCGCGATCTTCAGTCGCCACGATCGCCCAGCTTTTCTTTGTCCGCCATGCCGGATCGCCGGCCTTGGCAGTGAAAACCTCCTTTGCGGCAAAGACTTGCGACCGCGCCGCAAAGGCCGCCTCCGCCTTTGGAAGGTCGGCGGCGAAATCCGCAGCGAAGGCTGACGGATCGAGATAGAGATATTTGCCGTCGGCGGTTTCCTTGATGCTCATCGCCGCTGACGGCTTCGAACTGGCAAGCGTTGCCAAGTCCTCGCCCTTTTCAGGCTGAAACGCCGCAACATAGACCAACGCTTCGACCTTCTGGTGATGGCCGGCTTCGCTGATCACCATGCCGCCGTAGCTGTGCCCGACGAGCAAGGTCGGGCCGTCCTGCAGGTCCAAGACACGGTTCGTCGCCTCGATGTCGGCGGCCAGCGACGTCAACGGTTCCTGCACGACGGTCACGTTGAAGCCGCGTCGCGCAAGGATGTCGCTGGCCTGGCGCCAGCCCGAACCGTCGGCGAAGGCGCCGTGCACGATGACAATGTTCTTGATATCTGTCGCCTGAGCAGCGAAGGCGACCACGCTCGTTGCAAACGCAAGAGCAACGGTGGAGAGAATACGGCGGCGCATGCGATCGTTCCTTCTGTGTTCATGAAGTGACGATCTCAATTTCATTCGAAGAGGTATCCCGGGTATGTCGGGCTTCACCAGGATATGTACCGCAATGTAGGGCAGGGCGATCTGCCGCTTGGTAATCCAGCCTGCTGCGTTGGCTCTGGCTCAGACCATGGCCAAGTGACCGCGGAAGCCGTCCATCCCGCGGCAAACTCGCTCAAGCGCTATGCTGAATGCAGACGAATGTGCCCTATGATTCAACCAGGATCTTGATTGATTCCGGCACCACGCCATCAAAGGCCATGGCGTCGGCAGCGGCCTGGCCCTGCAGGGCTTTCGCCAGCGTGTCCATATCGGGAACGTCCATGAGAATGGCCACATGCGTCTGATCGCGAGGATCGACGAAGGTACGAAGGCTTGTCACGCCGAGCGAACCGAAGAATTCCTTGCGCTTTGGGGACTTCAGCCAGTGTTCCGCACTCTTTGTGATCTTGTGGTGGGCGATGATGGTCGGCATTGCAACCTCCCTGTTGTGATGCGGACATCGGATCCGTCGCAACTTTTCCAATGTATCCGCGTTCCCTCACGGAAGGCCTCGTCGGCCCGACTGTCAATTAGCCCGTCGGAAGTAGAATGCCATTGCCAGGAGGATGTTGCTCATGCCGAAGTTCGTGACGATCGGATATGGAGACCGTGCGGGTTACGACCGCACACCGGCAGCCGTCCGCGACGCGGCGCATGCCCATGACGCCGAACTTCAAGCAGGAGGAGCGTTGATGGGGATCGCCGGCACGCCAGTCCAGGTCCGCAACGCCAACGCGGCGCAGATGGAGAAGAGGAACGGTCCGTTCATGTCGTCTTCTCTGCCCGTGGCAGGGTTCGCGGTGATCGAGGCGGCCAATCTGGCGGAGGCAATCGATATGGTATCGCGCACCCCGTGCGCGGTTGCCCACGGGGTGGTAGAGGTCTGGCCGCTCGAGACTTCTTGAGACGGACGCCCCGATGTCCGATGCTTCTTAGGAGGCTTGGGCAACCAATGTTGGTTCCTGCATCTCGATCGGGCGGCTCTCGGTCTTCGCCTCCGAGGCTACGGCCTGCTGCCTCTTATCCCTGAAGAGTTTCCACTTTGTGGGTCTGAAGGCGATGCGGCTGTGGTCGCCGGCGGCGGCGCGTTCGGGGGAGAGTTCGATCTCGACATGCGGATGGTTGCGGCCGAGGTCGAGTTCGAGATGGCGGGTGCCGGCGACACGGCGGCTGGCGGCGACGAGGCCGGCAAGACAGCCGCCGCAGCCGTCGATCAGCTCGATGTCATGCGGGCGGAAGTGCAGGTTGGCCGGACCGTCGGGCTCGGCCGGGGCTCTGAGCCCGATCGGCCGGTCCTCGAACCAGATCTCGCCGTTCTGCAGCGTCACGGCGAGGCAGTTCGACTGGCCGATGAAGCCGAAGACGAAGGGCGAGACCGGATGGTCGTAGATCTCGTCGGGGGTGCCGACCTGTTCGATCGTGCCCTTGCTCATGACGACGACCCGGTCGGCGAGCTCCAGCGCCTCTTCCTGGTCGTGGGTGACGAAGATCGTCGTGTGGCCGGTGCGGTCGTGGATCTCGCGCAGCCATTTGCGCAGTTCCTTGCGCACCTGGGCGTCGAGCGCGCCGAAGGGCTCGTCGAGCAGAAGCACGTTGGGCTCGACCGCCATGGCGCGGGCCAGCGCCACGCGCTGGCGCTGGCCGCCGGAAAGCTGCGCCGGATAACGCTTGTCGAGGCCGGAAAGCTGCACGAGATCGAGCAGGTCGAGCGCCCGCTTGCGGATTTCGGCCGCCGGCGGCCGGCGGCCCGACGGACGCACCTTGAGGCCGAAGGCGACGTTGTCGAGCACGGTCATGTGGCGGAAGAGGGCATAGTGCTGGAAGACGAAGCCGATGTTGCGCTGCTGCACCGTCTTTTGCGAGGCATCCTCGTCGCCGAAGTAGATCGTGCCGCCGGTCGGGCTTTCAAGCCCGGCAACGAGACGCAGCAACGTCGTCTTGCCGGAGCCGGAGGGGCCAAGCAGCGCGATCAGCTCGCCGGAGCGGATATCGAGCGAGACGTCGTCGAGCGCCGGGAAGCGGCCGAATTCCTTGCGGATATTGTGAACGCGCACGTCCATAGCGTTTGACCTTTCAGTGCCTGCGGCTGGCGGCGATCTCGGCGCTGTAGCGGATCTCCAGCGCCGTCTTCAAAATCAGGGTGATCAGCGCCAGCAGCGCCAGCAACGCCGCCACCGCGAAGGCGGCGACGAAGTTGTATTCATTATAGAGGATTTCCACCTGCAACGGCATGGTGTTGGTCTCGCCGCGGATATGGCCGGAGACCACCGAGACGGCGCCGAACTCGCCCATGGCCCGGGCGTTGCAGAGCAGAACGCCGTAGAGCAGCCCCCATTTGATGTTGGGCAGCGTCACATGCCAGAAGGTCTGCCAGCCCGACGCCCCCAGGGAGAGCGCCGCTTCCTCGTCGCTCGATCCCTGTTCCTGCATCAGCGGGATCAGCTCGCGGGCAACGAAGGGGAAGGTGACGAAGACGGTGGCGAGCACCAGGCCGGGCACGGCAAAGAGGATCTGGATGCCGTGGCTCTGCAGCCAGGGGCCGATCAGGCTGTGCGAGCCGAACAGAAGCACGAAGACGAGACCGGAGATTACCGGCGAGACCGAGAACGGCAGGTCGATCAGCGTCGTCAGGAAGGCCTTGCCCTTGAACTCGAACTTGGCGATCGCCCAGGCGGCGGCCACGCCGAAGACGAGGTTGAGCGGCACGGCGATGGCCGCGACCGTCAGCGTCAGGCGGATCGCCGAGAAGGTCTCGGCATCGCCCAGCGCTGCGATGAACTCGACCGGTCCCTTGCGCAGCGCCTCGGTGAAGACGGCGGCGAGCGGCAGAAGCAAGAACAGTGCGACGAAGGCAAGAGCGGTGATCGTCAGCGTCAGGCGGGCAAAGCGGCTTTCCGAAGTTGCCGCCTGCAGCGGCCTGGCTGCGGGCATGGTTCCAGCGCCGGCGGTCAGATCATGCGACATAGACATATCTCCGCCGGCTCCAGGCCTGGATCGAGTTGATGAGGAGCAGCATGGCAAAGGAGATCGCCAGCATCACCGCGGCAATGGCCGTGGCGGCGGCGTAATTGAACTCTTCCAGCCTTATGACGATCAGCAGCGGGGCGATCTCGGAGACGTAGGGCAGGTTGCCGGCGATGAAGATCACCGAGCCGTATTCGCCGACACCACGGGCAAAGGCGAGGGCAAAGCCGGTGAGGCCGGCCGGCAGCAGCCCCGGCAAAAGCACCCGGCTGATCGTCTGGAAGCGGCTGGCGCCAAGCGTGGCTGCGGCCTCCTCCACCTCCTTGTCGATCTCTTCCATGATCGGCTGCACGGTGCGGACGACAAAGGGCAGGCCGACGAAGATCAAGGCGACGACGATGCCGGCGGGGGTGAAGGCGATCTTCAACCCGAGCGGCTCGATGAACTGGCCGATCCAGCCGTTCGGGGCATAAAGCGTCGTCAGGGCAATGCCGGCAACCGCGGTCGGCAGCGCAAACGGCAGGTCGACCATGGCGTCGATCACCCGCTTGCCGG
The nucleotide sequence above comes from Ensifer adhaerens. Encoded proteins:
- a CDS encoding tautomerase family protein; protein product: MPIVTVQVTREGTTPDRKAVTAEEKAEIIKGVSQVLLDVLNKPLESTYVVIEEVELDNWGWGGLPTAQYRAKLVAQAKG
- a CDS encoding response regulator; protein product: MEHIDHVLIVDDDREIRELVSGYLKKNGLRATAVADGRQMRSFLEGDTVDLIVLDVMMPGDDGLVLSRELRAGKHKAIPIIMLTARSDEMDRILGLEMGADDYLSKPFSARELLARIKAVLRRARMLPPNLQISEAGQLLRFGQWKLDTTARHLIDADGTVIALSGAEYRLLKVFIDHPQRVLNRDQLLNLTQGREAELFDRSIDLLVSRVRQRLGDDAREPIYIKTVRSEGYVFSVPIEIVEARE
- a CDS encoding alpha/beta fold hydrolase codes for the protein MRRRILSTVALAFATSVVAFAAQATDIKNIVIVHGAFADGSGWRQASDILARRGFNVTVVQEPLTSLAADIEATNRVLDLQDGPTLLVGHSYGGMVISEAGHHQKVEALVYVAAFQPEKGEDLATLASSKPSAAMSIKETADGKYLYLDPSAFAADFAADLPKAEAAFAARSQVFAAKEVFTAKAGDPAWRTKKSWAIVATEDRAINPELERSMAKRAGSQVSEVKASHAVFASQAQTVAEIIETAAKDAGK
- a CDS encoding LysR family transcriptional regulator; translated protein: MDRIDAMKVFVTAVDEGSLAAAARRLKRSPTAVSRALNLLEAHVGVELLHRTTRSLKLSEAGQRYATACRRVLIDLEEADMLAGGERAAPRGTLTISAPPIVGEEVLRPILDDFLNLNPAVSARLLLLDRFVNLVDEGVDIALRIGHLADSSLISTRIGGDIRRVVVASPRYLANHPRIDEPADLAKHHIVAFTNFGLDSWAFTPAEGSLIPRTVQFTPRCIVNSVRAAADSAVAGTGLTRLYSYHVARHVCDGRLKIVLADAEHPAMPVHLLAPQGRMSVPKVRAFADFALPRLRTEFARMATDAGTFS
- the chrA gene encoding chromate efflux transporter; the encoded protein is MTDIADKAAPDVARQGQSHGISFGEAVRVWARIAALSFGGPAGQIAVMHRILVDEKRWIGEHRFLHALNYCMLLPGPEAQQLAVYIGWLLHRTAGGLVAGLLFVLPGFLAILGLSYIYAALGNVTVVEGLFFGLKAAVLAVVVQAVFRIGGRALKNRMMIGIATVAFIAIFFFRVPFPLIILAAGVLGYIGARSGSPLFRIGGGHKGGSGPVLKDEDSALGEEIPAHARPNLAWSLRISGVLLALWLVPLALVVIFLGRDNVFSQIGLFFSQMAVVTFGGAYAVLAYVAQEAVQHYGWLKPGEMLDGLGMAETTPGPLIMVVQFVGFMGAYRAPGALHPMMAATLGAMLTTWVTFVPCFLWIFLGAPFIERLRSNAALTGAMSAITAAVVGVILNLAVWFGLHTLFAEQVTWQLGPFALDVPVLKSLVMPSLLLTLAAGVAIFRFNASVITTLLACALAGMAWTLASN
- a CDS encoding NAD(P)H-dependent flavin oxidoreductase, which translates into the protein MRDPLAKLGLKYPLIVAPMAGGPSSPELVIASSETGALGSIGAAYSTPATITGFVEKVRARTDRPFAINLFIQHPQPQVEAAMIERAVAATAKYRAELDLPKPQFSTPYEEDFDQQFDAVLQAKPEVLSFVFGVLPAEHMRAARKAGMLIVGTATTPEEAQALEESGVDAITLQGFEAGGHRGIFDPSAADPELGLADLLAQSRGKMKVPLIAAGGIMTAADIRSALAMGASAVQMGTAFLSTTEAGTSAPYRTALQGVERITRTTRAFSGRFARGVANRFMNEVDAAAVMPFPAQNKFTRDIRGASAAKGSPDFLSLWAGTGKGELWQGSAADLIGKLFAD
- a CDS encoding SDR family NAD(P)-dependent oxidoreductase yields the protein MSNEQKVAIITGASQGIGAALVQAYRDRNYRVIATSRSIQESSDAGILSVAGDISKPETAERVVRLGLERFGRIDTLVNNAGVFTAKPFTEFTQEDYDLNLGVNVAGFFHITQHAARELLKQGSGHIVSITTSLVNQPIAGVPAALASITKGGLNSVTQALAIEFAKTGVRVNAVSPGIIKTPMHAPETHAAFSTLHPVGRMGEIRDIVDAVLYLEGAGFVTGEILHVDGGQNAGRW
- a CDS encoding sensor histidine kinase, which gives rise to MTTSAEPKGIRLWPRTLRARLFVILLAGLTIAHVMSFTVLFFERYVAAKSVMFNTLENDIATSIAILDRLPATERGAWLNRLSRDNYGFILGPGVPGNPSLDPATIELSANIQRATGPQYPVKVETVPGDRRHVQAHLTLSDGSPLTIDVYPKGVMPLADWLPFVLLAQLALLILCSWFAMRQAVRPLVNLAAAADTLDPNRNTPRLSETGPTEVAYAASAFNAMRDRIAQYLEERVQILAAISHDLQTPITRMKLRAEMADDFADREKLIQDLGQIESLVKEGVAYARSAHGNVEKATRIDLSSFIESLVYDYQDTGKAVTANDVDGGAIITRPQALRRILTNLVDNALKFGGSAEIEVRRLADDSVTIKVLDHGPGIPEDQLDAVLKPFVRLEDSRNRDTGGTGLGLAIAQQLAASINASLTLKNRTGGGLAAELTIRPHRA
- a CDS encoding chromate resistance protein ChrB domain-containing protein, which encodes MSSFLEISSEKLSRLIGTPHCPELIDVRIDDDFDADPRLIPGSYRRDYRQMQSWIDDVAKASAIIICQQGKKLSHGVAAWLRNAGIAADVLEGGFEAWASAGYPSVPVSAIPERDASGRTVWVTRARPKIDRIACPWLIRRFVDPKAVFLYVAPSEAEMVGERFGATPFDIDAPIRWSHRGELCTFDVMVEQFGLATTPLLRLATIVRGADTARLELAPEAPGLLAASLGLSRMYADDLEQLEAGMLLYDAFYRWCRDATNETHNWPSPKKDL
- a CDS encoding YciI family protein; the protein is MPKFVTIGYGDRAGYDRTPAAVRDAAHAHDAELQAGGALMGIAGTPVQVRNANAAQMEKRNGPFMSSSLPVAGFAVIEAANLAEAIDMVSRTPCAVAHGVVEVWPLETS